A single region of the Pseudomonas sp. B21-023 genome encodes:
- the glyA gene encoding serine hydroxymethyltransferase, protein MFSRDLTIAKYDAELFEAMQQEALRQEEHIELIASENYTSPAVMEAQGSVLTNKYAEGYPGKRYYGGCEYVDVVEQLAIDRAKELFGADYANVQPHAGSQANAAVYLALLSAGDTILGMSLAHGGHLTHGASVSSSGKLYNAIQYGIDANGLIDYDEVERLAVEHKPKMIVAGFSAYSQVLDFPRFREIADKVGAYLFVDMAHVAGLVAAGVYPNPVPFADVVTTTTHKTLRGPRGGLILARANADIEKKLNSAVFPGAQGGPLEHVIAAKAICFKEALQPEFKAYQQQVVKNAQAMASVFIERGFDVVSGGTENHLFLLSLIKQEISGKDADAALGKAFITVNKNSVPNDPRSPFVTSGLRFGTPAVTTRGFKEAECRELAGWICDILADLNNEAVIDAVREKVKAICKKLPVYGN, encoded by the coding sequence ATGTTCAGCCGTGATTTGACCATTGCCAAGTACGACGCCGAGCTCTTCGAAGCCATGCAGCAAGAAGCCCTGCGCCAGGAAGAGCATATCGAGCTGATCGCTTCGGAAAACTACACCAGCCCGGCGGTCATGGAGGCCCAGGGTTCGGTTCTGACCAACAAGTACGCCGAAGGCTACCCAGGCAAGCGCTACTACGGTGGTTGCGAGTACGTCGACGTCGTCGAGCAGCTGGCCATCGACCGCGCCAAGGAGCTGTTCGGCGCCGACTACGCCAACGTCCAGCCGCACGCCGGTTCCCAGGCCAATGCCGCCGTCTACCTGGCCCTGCTGTCGGCCGGTGACACCATCCTGGGCATGAGCCTGGCCCACGGCGGCCACCTGACCCACGGTGCCAGCGTTTCCTCCTCGGGCAAGCTGTACAACGCCATCCAGTACGGCATCGACGCCAACGGCCTGATCGACTACGACGAAGTCGAGCGCCTGGCTGTCGAGCACAAGCCGAAGATGATCGTTGCCGGCTTCTCCGCCTACTCGCAAGTGCTGGATTTCCCACGCTTCCGCGAAATCGCCGACAAGGTCGGCGCCTACCTGTTCGTCGACATGGCCCACGTGGCCGGCCTGGTCGCCGCTGGCGTATACCCGAACCCTGTGCCGTTCGCCGACGTGGTCACCACCACCACCCACAAGACCCTGCGCGGTCCACGTGGCGGCCTGATCCTGGCCCGTGCCAACGCCGACATCGAGAAGAAGCTGAACTCCGCCGTCTTCCCGGGCGCCCAAGGCGGCCCGCTGGAGCACGTAATCGCCGCCAAGGCGATCTGCTTCAAGGAAGCCCTGCAGCCTGAGTTCAAGGCCTACCAGCAGCAGGTCGTGAAAAACGCCCAGGCCATGGCCAGCGTGTTCATCGAGCGTGGCTTCGACGTCGTCTCCGGCGGCACCGAGAACCACCTGTTCCTGCTGTCGCTGATCAAGCAGGAAATCTCCGGTAAGGACGCCGACGCCGCCCTGGGCAAGGCCTTCATCACCGTCAACAAGAACTCGGTGCCGAACGACCCACGTTCGCCGTTCGTCACTTCGGGCCTGCGTTTCGGCACCCCAGCCGTCACCACCCGTGGCTTCAAGGAAGCCGAGTGCCGCGAACTGGCCGGCTGGATCTGCGACATCCTGGCCGACCTGAACAACGAAGCGGTGATCGACGCCGTGCGTGAAAAGGTCAAGGCCATCTGCAAGAAGCTGCCGGTGTACGGCAACTGA
- a CDS encoding helix-turn-helix transcriptional regulator: protein MNPHIGSNFDDFLAEEGILEEVTAAALKRVIAWQLTQAMKQQKISKKALAERMHTSRAAVDRALDQTDAGMTLATLASAARALGQRVEIRLVPDVAPAR from the coding sequence ATGAACCCGCATATCGGTTCGAACTTCGATGATTTTCTCGCCGAAGAGGGCATCCTCGAAGAGGTCACGGCGGCTGCGCTGAAACGGGTGATCGCCTGGCAACTGACGCAGGCGATGAAGCAGCAAAAGATCAGCAAGAAGGCCTTGGCCGAGCGTATGCACACCAGCCGGGCGGCGGTCGATCGAGCCTTGGATCAGACTGACGCTGGCATGACCTTGGCAACACTGGCCAGCGCAGCCAGGGCCTTGGGGCAGCGCGTGGAAATACGTCTCGTGCCGGATGTCGCACCAGCCCGATGA
- a CDS encoding type II toxin-antitoxin system RelE/ParE family toxin, which yields MKVQFFRSASGNEPVREWLKGLAREERYLIGMEIKTVQLGWPLGMPLVRKLEHGLWEIRIDMGHVVARVLFTIMDGVMFMLHGFIKKSQKTPSADLALARQRKASLRRSTT from the coding sequence ATAAAGGTGCAGTTCTTCCGTAGTGCGTCGGGTAATGAGCCCGTGAGGGAGTGGCTAAAGGGCTTGGCACGTGAAGAACGCTATCTGATTGGCATGGAAATCAAGACCGTTCAGTTGGGATGGCCACTTGGCATGCCCTTGGTCAGAAAGCTGGAGCACGGGCTTTGGGAAATCCGTATCGACATGGGGCATGTCGTTGCCCGTGTACTGTTCACGATCATGGATGGCGTGATGTTCATGCTCCATGGATTCATCAAGAAAAGCCAGAAAACGCCTTCAGCAGATCTGGCTCTGGCCAGGCAACGCAAGGCCAGCTTACGGAGGTCAACTACATGA
- a CDS encoding MFS transporter gives MADIVCQASFRLTGSGYCQESTSITKYSTMTKRRILYFSCLAVLLCQSGITFYLPMLPTIADDLNATDEFAALSLSLFLVGMGTCVMLWGRLGATLGSSRMLTWTLLLYGCCTLLLAVSPGDWAFLVLRLLQGALAGGISVAARALMVEQYDGKDLTRAYSSLSLCFVLSLGASQFIGAMIATLTNWRVAMLVVAIPCVLMATVKGLNVTAHHRGLPYRAGESTSLHKLIVQPRFILPVLAGGLGYSIIVVFSSTAPLLLQQSFNWSMWEYGLLGWPISIAYLLGTRLASNLATGDNEIRMLRYSSALLLFGALIMLIASSLLKGAAYAIWLPYCLMLVAQGIAYPVSLSLASRQSTGAASPAMALIALVHQLLAALANLISSTLDTSAVMLVMLCVGLASLAWLATRASP, from the coding sequence TTGGCAGACATCGTATGCCAAGCATCTTTCCGGCTTACAGGTTCAGGTTACTGCCAGGAATCCACTTCAATTACTAAATACTCAACCATGACCAAACGGCGAATTCTCTACTTCAGTTGCTTAGCCGTACTGTTGTGCCAGTCAGGTATAACCTTCTACCTACCCATGCTCCCAACTATTGCTGATGACCTGAATGCAACAGATGAATTCGCCGCACTCAGCCTGAGCCTGTTTCTTGTGGGAATGGGGACATGCGTAATGCTGTGGGGTCGGTTGGGAGCCACTCTCGGTTCAAGCCGTATGCTGACCTGGACGCTACTCCTCTACGGCTGCTGCACATTACTGCTCGCAGTATCACCAGGTGACTGGGCATTCCTTGTCCTACGCCTGCTTCAGGGAGCGTTGGCGGGCGGTATATCAGTTGCAGCTCGCGCGTTAATGGTCGAGCAGTATGATGGCAAGGATCTGACACGAGCCTACAGCAGCCTTTCACTTTGCTTCGTACTCTCCCTCGGAGCCTCCCAGTTTATCGGGGCTATGATTGCCACACTCACGAACTGGCGGGTGGCCATGCTTGTCGTCGCGATACCTTGCGTACTAATGGCCACAGTGAAGGGGCTGAATGTAACGGCTCACCACAGGGGGCTTCCGTATCGAGCAGGTGAGAGCACCAGCCTCCATAAGCTCATTGTGCAACCGCGCTTCATTCTACCTGTGCTGGCTGGAGGCTTGGGGTACTCCATCATCGTCGTATTTAGCAGTACAGCGCCCTTGCTTCTTCAGCAGTCTTTCAATTGGTCGATGTGGGAATATGGTCTGTTGGGATGGCCAATCAGCATTGCCTATCTGCTCGGCACCCGTCTGGCCAGTAACCTTGCAACCGGTGATAATGAAATACGGATGCTTCGATATTCGAGTGCCTTGCTGTTATTTGGTGCACTCATCATGCTTATTGCATCATCACTGTTGAAGGGTGCGGCGTACGCGATCTGGCTTCCTTATTGCCTGATGCTTGTAGCTCAGGGAATTGCATACCCAGTGAGCCTGTCATTGGCTAGCAGGCAGTCAACGGGAGCTGCGTCCCCCGCCATGGCACTTATTGCTCTTGTTCATCAACTGCTGGCGGCTTTGGCGAACTTGATATCCAGCACCTTGGACACCAGTGCCGTTATGCTGGTTATGTTATGCGTTGGATTGGCATCACTCGCCTGGTTGGCGACTCGCGCCAGCCCCTGA
- the yjiA gene encoding GTPase: MQTPIPVTVLTGFLGAGKTTLLKHMLKAEHGLRLAVIENEFSEAGIDSQLLGDEPVQVMTLANGCVCCSIHGDLTRALYLLLERLDAGEIAFDRLVIECTGLADPAPVAQTFFIDEELRERYILDGIITLVDTAHAELHLTQAIAQAQVGFADRLLLSKTDLVEPQVVDALRERLARINGRAAIRVVEHGRIDLAELLDVRGFNLNPDLGISPGPSLRPVLKPATPDRISTLVLRTETPLDIDRLSDFMNELLEEHGKQLLRYKGVLNIAGEDRRLVFQGVLKLYGFDWDAEWKEGELRESVMVFIGDELPEEKIRAGFEALS; encoded by the coding sequence GTGCAAACGCCGATTCCCGTTACCGTGCTGACCGGCTTTCTCGGCGCCGGCAAGACCACCCTGCTCAAACATATGCTCAAGGCCGAGCACGGCCTGAGGCTCGCCGTGATCGAGAACGAGTTCAGCGAGGCAGGCATCGACAGCCAACTGCTGGGCGATGAACCGGTGCAGGTGATGACCCTGGCCAACGGCTGTGTGTGCTGCAGCATCCATGGCGACCTGACCCGTGCCCTGTACCTGCTGCTCGAACGCCTGGACGCCGGCGAGATCGCCTTCGATCGCCTGGTGATCGAGTGCACGGGTCTCGCCGACCCTGCACCCGTGGCACAGACCTTCTTCATCGACGAAGAGCTGCGCGAGCGCTATATCCTCGATGGCATCATCACCCTGGTCGACACCGCCCACGCCGAACTGCACCTGACCCAGGCCATCGCCCAGGCCCAGGTCGGCTTTGCCGACCGCCTGCTGCTGAGCAAGACCGATCTGGTCGAGCCGCAGGTGGTCGATGCCCTGCGCGAGCGCCTGGCGCGCATCAATGGCCGGGCGGCGATCCGCGTGGTCGAGCATGGGCGTATCGACTTGGCCGAGCTGCTCGATGTGCGGGGGTTCAACCTCAACCCGGACCTGGGCATCAGCCCCGGGCCCAGCTTGCGCCCGGTCCTCAAACCCGCCACCCCGGATCGCATTTCGACGCTGGTGCTGCGCACCGAAACGCCGTTGGATATCGATCGGCTCAGCGACTTCATGAACGAGCTGCTGGAGGAGCACGGCAAACAGCTGTTGCGCTACAAGGGCGTGTTGAATATCGCGGGTGAAGATCGCCGTTTGGTGTTCCAGGGAGTGCTGAAGCTGTACGGCTTCGACTGGGACGCCGAGTGGAAGGAAGGCGAGCTGCGGGAAAGTGTCATGGTGTTCATCGGCGATGAACTGCCGGAGGAAAAGATTCGGGCAGGGTTTGAGGCCTTGAGTTAA
- a CDS encoding YbdD/YjiX family protein: MFNDLGRLGKYLGQAARLMVGMPDYDNYVEHMQTKHPDKPVMSYEAFFRERQEARYGGKSGPKCC; encoded by the coding sequence ATGTTCAACGACCTGGGTCGACTGGGCAAGTATCTGGGGCAGGCCGCCCGCCTGATGGTCGGCATGCCCGATTACGACAACTATGTCGAGCACATGCAGACCAAGCACCCGGACAAGCCGGTGATGAGCTACGAGGCGTTCTTCCGCGAGCGCCAGGAAGCGCGTTATGGTGGCAAGTCCGGGCCCAAGTGCTGTTGA
- a CDS encoding carbon starvation CstA family protein, whose product MNNNNSLLRHIPWLALAVIGACALGVVALRRGEAINALWIVVAAVAIYLVAYRYYSLFIATKVMQLDPRRATPAVLNNDGLDYVPTNKHILFGHHFAAIAGAGPLVGPVLAAQMGYLPGTLWLIAGVVLAGAVQDFMVLFLSTRRNGRSLGDMVREEMGRIPGTIALFGCFLIMIIILAVLALIVVKALAESPWGMFTVIATIPIAMFMGIYMRYIRPGRIGEISIVGVVLLLLSIWLGGQIAADPVWGPAFTFTGVQITWMLVGYGFVAAVLPVWLVLAPRDYLSTFLKIGTIVGLAIGILIIAPELKMPALTQFTDGTGPVWKGTLFPFLFITIACGAVSGFHALISSGTTPKLLDNETNARYIGYGGMLMESFVAIMAMVAASVIEPGVYFAMNSPAAVVGADVASVAQTVSSWGFLITPEQLEAVARDIGEHTILARAGGAPTLAVGIAQILHQVLPGENTMAFWYHFAILFEALFILTAVDAGTRAGRFMLQDLLGSFVPALKRTESWGANLLATAGCVAMWGYLLYQGVIDPLGGINTLWPLFGISNQMLAGIALMLGTVVLIKMKRQRYIWVTLVPAVWLLICTTAAGLIKLFDPNPAVGFLALAKKYSTALDAGQVLAPAKDIGQMQHVIFNAYTNAGLTILFLVVVFSILFFALKVGYAAWGRKERSDKETPFQALPDA is encoded by the coding sequence ATGAACAACAATAATAGCCTGCTACGCCACATTCCGTGGCTGGCGCTGGCAGTCATAGGGGCCTGCGCGCTGGGTGTGGTTGCCCTGCGTCGCGGTGAGGCGATCAACGCCTTGTGGATCGTGGTCGCGGCAGTGGCCATCTACCTGGTTGCCTACCGTTACTACAGCCTGTTCATCGCCACCAAGGTGATGCAGCTCGACCCCCGCCGGGCCACGCCCGCGGTACTCAACAACGATGGCCTGGACTACGTCCCGACCAACAAGCACATCCTCTTCGGCCACCACTTCGCCGCCATCGCCGGCGCGGGCCCGCTCGTGGGCCCGGTGCTCGCCGCGCAGATGGGCTACCTGCCCGGCACGCTGTGGCTGATCGCCGGCGTGGTGCTGGCCGGCGCGGTGCAGGATTTCATGGTCCTGTTCCTCTCCACCCGTCGCAACGGCCGCTCGCTGGGCGACATGGTCCGTGAGGAGATGGGCCGCATTCCCGGCACCATCGCCCTGTTCGGTTGTTTCCTGATCATGATCATCATCCTCGCGGTGCTGGCGCTGATCGTGGTCAAGGCCCTGGCCGAGAGCCCGTGGGGCATGTTCACGGTGATCGCGACCATCCCGATCGCGATGTTCATGGGCATCTACATGCGCTACATCCGCCCGGGCCGCATTGGTGAAATCTCCATCGTCGGCGTGGTCCTGCTGCTGCTGTCGATCTGGCTGGGGGGCCAGATCGCCGCGGATCCGGTGTGGGGCCCGGCATTCACCTTCACTGGCGTGCAGATCACCTGGATGCTCGTGGGCTACGGTTTCGTCGCCGCGGTGCTGCCGGTGTGGCTGGTACTGGCGCCGCGCGACTACCTGTCGACCTTCCTCAAGATCGGCACGATCGTCGGCCTGGCCATCGGTATCCTGATCATCGCGCCCGAGCTGAAGATGCCGGCGCTGACCCAGTTCACCGACGGTACCGGCCCGGTCTGGAAGGGCACCCTGTTCCCGTTCCTGTTCATCACCATCGCCTGCGGCGCGGTGTCCGGCTTCCACGCGCTGATCTCCTCGGGGACCACGCCCAAGCTGCTGGACAACGAAACCAACGCCCGTTACATCGGCTACGGCGGCATGCTGATGGAGTCGTTCGTCGCCATCATGGCCATGGTTGCCGCCTCGGTGATCGAGCCTGGCGTGTACTTCGCCATGAACAGCCCGGCCGCAGTGGTCGGTGCCGACGTCGCCTCGGTGGCGCAGACCGTCAGCAGCTGGGGCTTCCTGATTACCCCCGAGCAACTGGAGGCGGTCGCCCGTGACATCGGGGAGCACACCATCCTGGCTCGTGCCGGTGGTGCGCCAACACTGGCGGTTGGTATCGCGCAAATCCTTCACCAGGTGCTGCCGGGTGAGAACACCATGGCGTTCTGGTACCACTTCGCCATTCTGTTCGAGGCACTGTTCATCCTCACCGCCGTGGACGCCGGTACCCGTGCCGGGCGCTTCATGCTACAGGACCTGCTGGGCAGCTTCGTCCCGGCGCTCAAGCGCACCGAGTCGTGGGGGGCCAACCTGCTCGCGACCGCCGGTTGCGTGGCGATGTGGGGCTACCTGCTGTACCAAGGCGTGATCGATCCGCTGGGGGGGATCAACACCTTGTGGCCGCTGTTCGGTATCTCCAACCAGATGCTGGCCGGTATCGCCCTGATGCTTGGCACCGTGGTACTGATCAAGATGAAGCGTCAACGCTACATCTGGGTCACCCTGGTACCTGCGGTATGGCTGCTGATCTGCACCACCGCCGCGGGCCTGATCAAGCTGTTCGACCCGAACCCGGCTGTGGGCTTCCTGGCCCTGGCCAAGAAGTACAGCACCGCGCTGGACGCCGGCCAGGTGCTGGCGCCTGCCAAGGACATCGGCCAGATGCAGCATGTGATCTTCAACGCCTACACCAACGCCGGCCTGACGATCCTGTTCCTGGTGGTGGTGTTCAGCATCCTGTTCTTCGCCCTCAAGGTCGGCTATGCCGCCTGGGGCCGCAAGGAGCGCAGCGACAAGGAAACCCCGTTCCAGGCTTTGCCTGACGCTTGA
- a CDS encoding PilZ domain-containing protein, which produces MNAHDERRRFQRIAFDAPTELRQGERRWLVKLLDLSLKGLLVERPSPWDADPTQDFDAIIHLDDKKTQVRMQVELRHDESARLGFICLFIDVDSMTHLHRLVELNLADSTEMMRELRELIED; this is translated from the coding sequence ATGAACGCCCACGACGAACGCCGCCGCTTCCAGCGCATCGCCTTCGATGCCCCTACCGAACTGCGCCAGGGCGAACGTCGCTGGCTGGTGAAACTGCTGGACCTGTCGCTTAAGGGCTTGCTGGTAGAGCGCCCAAGCCCCTGGGATGCCGACCCCACCCAGGACTTCGACGCGATCATCCACCTCGACGACAAGAAAACCCAGGTCAGGATGCAGGTCGAACTGCGCCACGACGAGTCCGCCCGGCTGGGTTTTATCTGCCTGTTCATAGATGTCGATTCGATGACTCATCTGCACCGTCTTGTGGAATTGAACCTGGCAGACAGCACCGAAATGATGCGTGAGCTGCGCGAACTCATCGAAGATTGA
- a CDS encoding nucleobase:cation symporter-2 family protein yields MTTSPSTSPAPRPEDENLGLGANLAYGLQHVLTMYGGIVAVPLILGQAAGLAPAEIGLLIAASLFAGGLATLLQTLGLPFFGCQLPLVQGVSFAGVATMGAILGSQGGGGLPAVLGAVMAASLIGFLITPVFSRITKFFPPLVTGIVITTIGLTLMPVAARWVMGGNSASPEFGSMANIGLAALTFAIVLLLSKLGSASISRLSILLAMVAGTLIAWSLGMADFSKVTEGPIFAFPTPFHFGMPTFHIAAILSMCIVIMVTLVETSADILAVGEIIDTKVDSKRLGNGLRADMASSILAPIFGSFTQSAFAQNVGLVAVTGVKSRYVVATGGVILVVLGLLPIMGRVIAAVPTPVLGGAGIVLFGTVAASGIRTLSKVSYKNNVNLIIVAASLGFGMIPIAAPNFYHSFPNWFETIFHSGISSAAIMAILLNLMFNHFTTGNSENQSVFAAAYERTIQYSDISALRDGDYFKDGKLFDAEGNEVPVLELDEHGNETPRRKAVAEH; encoded by the coding sequence ATGACCACGTCCCCCAGCACGTCTCCCGCCCCGCGCCCCGAGGACGAAAACCTCGGCCTCGGCGCCAACCTGGCCTACGGGCTGCAGCATGTCCTGACCATGTATGGAGGGATCGTCGCCGTACCCCTGATCCTTGGCCAGGCCGCCGGCCTGGCCCCGGCGGAGATCGGCCTGCTGATCGCTGCCTCGTTGTTCGCCGGTGGCCTTGCGACATTGCTGCAGACCCTTGGGCTGCCGTTCTTCGGCTGCCAGCTGCCATTGGTCCAGGGCGTATCGTTCGCGGGTGTGGCGACCATGGGCGCGATTCTCGGCAGCCAGGGCGGCGGTGGCCTGCCGGCGGTGCTGGGCGCGGTAATGGCAGCCTCGTTGATCGGGTTCCTGATTACCCCGGTGTTCTCGCGTATCACCAAGTTCTTCCCGCCCCTGGTGACCGGCATCGTCATCACCACCATCGGCCTCACCCTGATGCCCGTCGCGGCCCGCTGGGTGATGGGCGGCAACAGCGCATCGCCAGAGTTCGGCAGCATGGCCAACATCGGCCTGGCGGCACTGACCTTCGCCATCGTCCTGCTGCTGAGCAAGCTGGGCAGCGCGAGCATTTCGCGCCTGTCGATCCTGCTGGCGATGGTCGCCGGCACATTGATCGCCTGGTCGCTGGGCATGGCTGATTTCAGCAAGGTCACCGAAGGCCCGATCTTCGCCTTCCCCACCCCGTTCCACTTTGGCATGCCGACCTTCCACATCGCCGCGATCCTGTCGATGTGCATCGTGATCATGGTGACCCTGGTGGAAACCTCGGCGGACATCCTGGCGGTCGGTGAGATCATCGACACCAAGGTCGACTCCAAGCGCCTGGGCAACGGCCTGCGCGCCGACATGGCATCGAGTATCCTGGCGCCGATCTTCGGTTCGTTCACCCAGAGCGCCTTCGCCCAGAACGTGGGCCTGGTGGCAGTGACCGGCGTGAAGAGCCGCTATGTGGTGGCCACCGGCGGCGTGATCCTGGTGGTGCTCGGCCTGCTGCCGATCATGGGCCGGGTGATTGCGGCAGTGCCTACCCCGGTACTCGGCGGCGCCGGTATCGTGCTGTTTGGCACCGTGGCCGCCAGCGGCATCCGCACCCTGTCGAAAGTCAGCTACAAGAACAACGTCAACCTGATCATCGTCGCCGCCTCGCTGGGCTTCGGCATGATCCCGATCGCGGCGCCGAACTTCTACCACAGCTTCCCCAACTGGTTCGAAACCATCTTCCACTCCGGCATCAGCTCGGCGGCGATCATGGCGATTCTGCTGAACCTGATGTTCAACCACTTCACCACCGGCAACTCGGAAAACCAGTCGGTATTTGCCGCGGCCTACGAGCGCACCATCCAGTACTCCGACATCTCGGCCCTGCGCGATGGCGACTACTTCAAGGATGGCAAGTTGTTCGACGCCGAGGGCAACGAGGTACCGGTGCTGGAACTGGACGAGCACGGCAACGAGACGCCCAGGCGCAAGGCGGTTGCCGAACACTGA
- a CDS encoding TolC family outer membrane protein, which translates to MPVSLRFAGLFLLLTSLSAQALDLGDAYALALRNDPTWQGSIAEREAGLENRLIGRAGLLPKLSYRYNRARNDSEVTQRNPSGNVTTQRDYRSYSSALTLEQPLFDYAAWSDYRRGVAQAALADERYRGRGQELMVRLFGAYSEALFANEQIALAQAQRRTFAEQLTLNEQLVKGGEGTRTDVLETQARYELAQAQEIEAGDNLDAALRALQAIIGEPVEVDDLAPMTGDFRVQPLKPARFEPWRDLAVARNAELASQRHGLEVAEQNIERQRAGHLPSLSAYASKGISSSSAESSYNQRYDTDSIGVQLNVPLFAGGGVSASVRQARAQRDAAGFELDAQLRDTVNQLRRQFNLCASGTAKIRAYDLAVKAATALVQATRKSVQGGERVNLDVLDAEQQLFGARRDLAQARHEYLRAWLQLRYLAGVLEAGDLNVLNRYFVAHG; encoded by the coding sequence ATGCCGGTATCTTTGCGTTTCGCAGGCCTGTTTCTGCTGCTCACCAGTCTCTCGGCGCAGGCCCTTGACCTGGGTGATGCCTATGCCCTGGCCCTGCGCAACGACCCGACCTGGCAGGGTTCGATCGCCGAGCGTGAGGCCGGGCTCGAAAACCGTCTGATCGGCCGCGCTGGACTGTTGCCGAAACTGTCATACCGCTACAACCGCGCCCGCAACGACTCGGAGGTGACCCAGCGCAACCCGTCTGGCAACGTGACCACCCAGCGTGATTACCGCAGCTACAGTTCGGCCCTGACCCTCGAGCAGCCGCTGTTCGACTATGCCGCCTGGAGTGACTACCGCCGTGGCGTGGCCCAGGCCGCGCTGGCCGACGAACGCTACCGTGGTCGTGGCCAGGAACTGATGGTGCGGCTGTTCGGCGCCTACAGCGAAGCGCTGTTCGCCAATGAACAGATCGCCCTGGCCCAGGCCCAGCGGCGTACCTTTGCCGAACAACTGACGCTCAACGAACAACTGGTCAAAGGTGGCGAGGGTACCCGCACCGATGTGCTCGAGACCCAGGCCCGCTACGAGTTGGCCCAGGCCCAGGAGATCGAGGCAGGGGACAATCTCGATGCGGCGTTGCGGGCGTTACAGGCGATCATCGGCGAGCCGGTAGAGGTCGATGACCTGGCGCCGATGACCGGTGATTTTCGCGTCCAGCCACTGAAGCCCGCGCGTTTCGAGCCCTGGCGCGACCTGGCTGTTGCCCGCAACGCCGAGCTGGCCAGCCAGCGCCATGGGCTGGAGGTCGCCGAGCAGAACATCGAGCGTCAGCGGGCCGGTCATCTGCCCTCGTTGAGTGCCTATGCCAGCAAGGGTATATCCAGCTCCAGCGCCGAGAGCAGCTATAACCAGCGCTATGACACCGACAGCATCGGCGTGCAGTTGAACGTGCCGCTGTTCGCCGGTGGCGGCGTGTCGGCGTCGGTGCGCCAGGCCCGGGCCCAGCGGGATGCCGCGGGCTTCGAGCTGGATGCGCAACTGCGCGACACGGTCAACCAGTTGCGTCGACAGTTCAACCTGTGCGCCAGTGGCACGGCGAAGATTCGCGCCTACGACCTGGCGGTCAAGGCGGCCACCGCCTTGGTGCAGGCCACGCGCAAGAGCGTGCAGGGCGGTGAGCGGGTTAACCTTGATGTGCTGGATGCCGAGCAACAGCTGTTCGGCGCCAGGCGCGACCTGGCCCAGGCGCGGCATGAGTACCTGCGGGCCTGGTTGCAGCTGCGCTATCTGGCGGGGGTGCTGGAGGCCGGTGATCTGAATGTGTTGAATCGGTACTTCGTGGCGCACGGCTAG